In one window of Henckelia pumila isolate YLH828 chromosome 1, ASM3356847v2, whole genome shotgun sequence DNA:
- the LOC140887204 gene encoding G-type lectin S-receptor-like serine/threonine-protein kinase At1g34300 — translation MIIPIFILVLLAGPTAAADIPLGSTLYASDPNSKWLSPDNTFTFSFINDPASSTTVAAIAYGNMTIWTGGGPSASVNSSAILRLFPSGDLQLLPSSTSSTPIWSSDTADLGVVSAALENSGNFVLKNSAGAVVWSTFDHPVDTIVPTQQFNANQTLVSGIYSFKMLENGNLTLSWNKTIEYYNSGLNSTMNSNLTKPILSILPIGIVTLSDPSLSAPLDLAYSSDYAQEGDIFRFIKLDNDGNLRIYSSARGSGTSTMRWAAVSDQCQVFGFCGNMGICSYSDSSSPVCGCPSQNFDLIDPMDSRKGCVRKVELRDCPGSETMLELDHSKFLTFLPELLSQVFYVGIDPCRLNCLVGPCTVSTSLSDGSGICFLKSSDFVSGYQSPAIPSTSFVKVCGPVIPNPPSASAGGGKSKTWKLTAWIVVVVVVVTILGLIAVEGGLWWLFFRNSPKFGRLAAQYALLEYASGAPVQFSYKELNKATKGFKEKLGAGGFGAVYRGVLANRTIVAVKQLEGIEQGEKQFRMEVALISSTHHLNLMKLIGFCSEGRHRLLVYEFMRNSSLDNFLFTSEAHSGKHLNWEYRYNIALGTAKGITYLHEECRDCIVHCDIKPENILLDENYNAKVSDFGLAKLINTKENRYRTLTSVRGTRGYLAPEWLANLPITSKSDIYSYGMVLLEIVSGRRNFDVSEETHHKKFSLWAYEAYEKGNFSEIADNRLFGQEMNMEQVLRAIEVSFWCIQEQPSQRPMMSKVVQMLEGIVEIDRPPAPKAATEGSIAGHSITGSGSISGTSTFAASLPASSSHQTAGILLPVSGKNGDLASSSLLHSEIR, via the coding sequence ATGATTATCCCAATTTTCATCCTTGTCTTGCTTGCCGGCCCTACAGCCGCCGCAGACATCCCTTTGGGCTCCACTCTTTACGCTTCCGACCCCAACTCCAAATGGCTCTCTCCGGACAACACCTTCACCTTCAGCTTCATCAACGACCCCGCCTCCTCCACCACCGTCGCCGCCATTGCATACGGGAACATGACCATCTGGACAGGGGGCGGTCCCTCCGCTTCCGTCAATTCCTCCGCCATCCTCCGGCTCTTTCCCTCGGGAGACCTCCAACTCCTCCCATCCTCGACCTCCAGCACTCCCATCTGGTCGTCCGACACCGCTGACCTTGGCGTCGTCTCCGCGGCCCTGGAAAATTCGGGGAATTTTGTGCTCAAGAATTCTGCCGGAGCAGTTGTGTGGTCAACCTTTGACCACCCAGTTGACACCATTGTTCCCACTCAACAGTTCAATGCCAATCAGACTCTGGTATCAGGGATATATTCTTTCAAGATGCTGGAAAATGGGAACTTGACGCTTTCTTGGAACAAGACTATTGAGTACTATAACTCTGGGTTGAATTCTACTATGAACTCAAATTTAACAAAACCCATTCTTAGTATTCTGCCCATTGGAATTGTCACACTTTCGGATCCATCTCTTTCTGCTCCGTTGGACTTGGCTTACTCCAGTGATTACGCTCAGGAAGGTGATATTTTTAGGTTTATTAAATTGGATAATGATGGAAATTTGAGGATTTATAGTTCTGCCCGAGGTAGTGGAACTTCAACTATGAGGTGGGCTGCTGTGAGTGATCAGTGTCAGGTTTTTGGATTCTGTGGAAATATGGGGATATGTAGTTACAGTGATTCATCATCCCCCGTTTGTGGTTGCCCTTCACAGAATTTCGATTTGATTGATCCCATGGATAGCAGGAAAGGGTGCGTGAGAAAAGTGGAGCTCAGAGATTGCCCAGGGAGCGAGACTATGTTAGAGTTGGATCACTCTAAGTTCTTGACCTTTCTTCCTGAACTGTTATCTCAGGTTTTTTATGTGGGAATTGATCCCTGTAGGCTGAATTGTCTAGTTGGACCTTGCACAGTTTCCACATCCTTGTCTGATGGATCAGGTATTTGTTTCTTGAAGTCAAGTGATTTTGTTAGTGGCTACCAATCTCCTGCAATTCCAAGTACTTCATTTGTCAAGGTTTGTGGACCAGTGATACCTAATCCCCCTTCGGCTTCTGCCGGTGGTGGGAAGAGTAAGACATGGAAGTTAACCGCTTGGATTgtcgtggtggtggtggtggtgacTATTCTTGGTTTGATAGCTGTGGAGGGTGGTTTGTGGTGGTTGTTCTTTAGAAATAGTCCCAAATTCGGGAGATTGGCGGCTCAATACGCTCTTCTAGAATATGCATCTGGTGCACCGGTGCAATTCTCATACAAGGAGCTCAATAAGGCAACCAAGGGCTTTAAGGAGAAGCTTGGAGCTGGTGGATTTGGAGCTGTATATAGAGGGGTTCTTGCTAATAGAACTATTGTTGCAGTCAAGCAGTTGGAGGGTATCGAGCAAGGCGAGAAACAGTTTAGAATGGAGGTGGCATTAATTAGTAGCACCCACCATTTGAATCTCATGAAATTGATAGGATTCTGCTCAGAAGGCCGGCATAGGCTATTAGTATACGAATTTATGAGAAACAGTTCCCTAGACAACTTTCTTTTCACCTCTGAGGCGCACTCTGGGAAGCATTTGAACTGGGAGTATAGGTATAATATTGCACTAGGAACCGCCAAGGGAATCACATATCTTCATGAAGAATGCAGAGACTGCATTGTTCATTGTGATATAAAACCAGAGAACATTCTTCTCGATGAGAACTACAATGCCAAAGTCTCGGACTTTGGTCTTGCAAAACTCATCAATACAAAGGAAAACCGGTATAGGACCTTGACTAGTGTGAGGGGAACCAGAGGTTACTTGGCTCCCGAATGGCTAGCAAATCTTCCCATaacttcaaaatctgatatttacaGCTATGGAATGGTGTTATTAGAAATCGTGAGTGGTAGAAGAAACTTTGACGTCTCGGAAGAGACCCACCACAAGAAGTTTTCATTGTGGGCCTACGAGGCGTATGAGAAGGGTAATTTTTCCGAAATCGCTGATAACAGGCTGTTTGGCCAGGAGATGAACATGGAGCAAGTTCTGAGGGCAATTGAGGTTAGTTTTTGGTGTATCCAAGAACAACCATCTCAAAGACCGATGATGAGTAAAGTGGTTCAAATGTTGGAGGGAATTGTGGAAATTGATCGGCCACCGGCTCCTAAGGCAGCAACAGAAGGGTCCATTGCTGGTCATAGTATAACTGGTAGTGGCAGCATTAGTGGTACATCAACTTTTGCTGCATCTTTACCAGCATCATCATCTCATCAAACTGCTGGAATTTTATTGCCCGTCTCCGGAAAGAATGGGGATCTTGCATCATCTTCCTTATTACACTCTGAGATAAGGTGA